A region from the Hydra vulgaris chromosome 08, alternate assembly HydraT2T_AEP genome encodes:
- the LOC136084288 gene encoding uncharacterized protein LOC136084288, with translation MSSNDCEASYAEKEVEKLKLSPEKNLNGPFNEVQFRKYIYDTLCGGCLKNLESGFEKLYEVCRICRNTDVKKKDWVQCTKCPQWYHSECANISIKDAHISDSFQCQR, from the exons atgtcttcaaatgATTGTGAAGCTTCTTATGCAGAAAAAGAAGTGGAAAAGTTAAAGCTTTCACCag aaaaaaatcttaatggGCCATTTAATGAAGTTCAATTCCGTAAATACATTTATGACACTTTATGTGGTGGATGTTTGAAGAACCTCGAAAGTGGTTTTGAAAAGTTGTATGAAGTTTGCAGA ATTTGCCGTAATACGGACGTTAAAAAGAAAGATTGGGTGCAGTGTACAAAATGTCCACAGTGGTACCATAGCGAGTGTGCGAATATTTCTATCAAAGATGCTCATATTAGTGATTCCTTTCAATGCCAaagataa